A section of the Desulfotignum phosphitoxidans DSM 13687 genome encodes:
- a CDS encoding aminotransferase class IV has translation MTVYYVDGAFVPAHEAMIPVDDLAILRGIGICDIMRTFHGRPFFVDAHIDRLMDSGIKIGLNLPWTAKNIKQIVFQTLEKNPGLDEANIRIVITGGSSPDFLTPTGRPRLIIMVTPINKLPETWYTQGVKVITLVQERPLAGAKVTAYLPATMAMTRAKAAGAMEVIYIDKNRNAQECTTSNLFAFFGDTLVTPPTDGILKGITRKVILSLAADRFKVSESPIPLEKLLTADEVFITGTNKGVVPVVRIDDSPIGNGRPGSHTQTLMAALADHSKNF, from the coding sequence ATGACCGTTTATTATGTGGATGGGGCATTTGTTCCCGCCCATGAAGCAATGATCCCGGTGGATGATCTGGCCATTCTCCGGGGTATCGGTATCTGTGATATCATGCGCACTTTTCACGGCAGGCCCTTTTTTGTGGATGCGCATATTGACCGGCTCATGGATTCCGGAATAAAAATCGGACTGAATCTGCCCTGGACCGCCAAAAATATCAAACAGATCGTGTTTCAAACCCTGGAAAAAAATCCAGGCCTGGATGAAGCCAACATCCGCATTGTCATCACCGGCGGCTCCAGCCCCGATTTTCTGACACCCACCGGCCGTCCCCGGCTCATCATTATGGTCACCCCCATCAATAAACTGCCGGAAACGTGGTACACCCAGGGGGTCAAAGTGATCACCCTGGTCCAGGAACGGCCTTTGGCCGGTGCCAAGGTCACAGCCTATCTCCCGGCCACCATGGCAATGACCCGGGCCAAAGCCGCCGGAGCCATGGAAGTGATTTACATAGACAAAAACCGGAATGCCCAGGAATGCACCACCAGTAATCTGTTTGCGTTTTTCGGCGATACCCTGGTCACCCCGCCGACGGACGGTATCCTTAAAGGTATTACCCGGAAAGTGATCCTGTCTTTAGCGGCAGACCGGTTTAAGGTGTCGGAATCCCCCATCCCCTTGGAAAAACTGCTCACTGCGGACGAGGTGTTCATCACCGGTACCAACAAAGGCGTGGTGCCGGTGGTCCGGATCGATGACAGCCCCATTGGAAACGGCAGGCCCGGTTCTCACACCCAGACCCTCATGGCCGCTTTGGCCGACCATTCAAAAAATTTTTAA
- a CDS encoding adenylate/guanylate cyclase domain-containing protein translates to MIFSQIPDIQRFERLAFRKKNVLGLLLTFSRRLFNARQAGLLYGTNHTGERFLPPRQWDRGVVHQITGQGLSGFGLKWVGPTLLRWFNISPIWLYKRDAQGRRVPTDGVIANVIRKHSEYYASGIKMLFTDHIPRKKMTDHPSREHMTVTAYDGQRFEVLQDMQVNMNIIHWFKPDNFISVYIPDYGAIVLNTVEPQLFEKTGDDPVSYPQELKNRLGQLISAIEIASIAHLGQAKGRRAARIIWRKERNLRKTFLEMNEKAKKMDALNKHLQSVGAVTEDQLNMAPVIEPNGVFAFMDMVSSSRMRNCLSPREFFLVLNLCHEITANTAAAYGCRVDNFIGDAVFLESIPLFDPPDRGVPSSLSERVMIMTLVLTTVLTQIRALTQGLHPMDPDKTVADLVNTHGISIAFRAGMSFGSALVGPLGSRDRQIVTGIGKPVNIASRLESSGQQNGIHIEKNLLEILENAIVGPGTPVLWQLAASDAGSPPQPNTPFLEFLTDRFRLAQPVIRKMPLISYKDFLSDDTYLICCDPADDDPNMEKNDVCAGI, encoded by the coding sequence ATGATATTTTCACAGATACCGGATATCCAACGGTTTGAACGTTTGGCGTTCAGGAAGAAAAATGTGCTGGGACTGCTGCTGACGTTCAGCCGGCGTTTGTTCAACGCACGCCAGGCCGGATTGTTGTACGGCACCAATCATACCGGGGAACGGTTTTTACCTCCCCGGCAATGGGACCGGGGCGTGGTGCATCAGATCACCGGTCAGGGATTGTCCGGGTTCGGCCTTAAATGGGTGGGTCCCACCCTGCTTCGCTGGTTCAATATTTCTCCCATCTGGCTGTACAAAAGAGATGCCCAGGGCCGGCGGGTACCGACGGACGGGGTGATTGCCAATGTTATCCGGAAACACAGTGAATACTATGCCAGCGGCATCAAAATGCTGTTCACAGACCATATCCCCCGGAAAAAAATGACAGATCATCCCTCTCGGGAGCATATGACAGTGACTGCATATGATGGCCAGCGGTTTGAGGTGCTGCAGGACATGCAGGTGAATATGAATATTATTCACTGGTTCAAACCGGATAATTTTATCTCCGTGTACATCCCCGACTATGGGGCCATTGTGCTCAACACCGTGGAACCGCAGCTGTTTGAAAAAACAGGGGATGATCCGGTCTCTTACCCCCAAGAATTGAAAAACCGGCTGGGTCAGTTGATTTCAGCCATCGAAATTGCATCCATCGCCCATCTTGGCCAGGCCAAAGGCCGAAGGGCCGCCAGAATCATCTGGCGCAAGGAAAGAAACCTGAGAAAAACGTTTCTCGAAATGAATGAAAAAGCCAAAAAAATGGATGCGTTAAACAAGCATCTGCAGTCGGTGGGCGCGGTCACGGAAGACCAGCTGAACATGGCGCCGGTGATTGAACCCAATGGGGTGTTCGCGTTTATGGACATGGTGTCTTCCAGCCGGATGCGTAATTGTCTGTCTCCTCGAGAATTTTTCCTGGTACTCAACCTGTGCCATGAAATTACGGCAAACACAGCTGCGGCATACGGGTGCCGGGTGGATAATTTTATCGGGGATGCGGTGTTTCTGGAAAGTATCCCGTTGTTCGATCCGCCGGATCGGGGCGTTCCCTCCAGTCTGTCGGAACGGGTCATGATCATGACCCTGGTCCTCACGACCGTGCTCACCCAGATCCGGGCCTTGACTCAAGGCTTGCACCCCATGGATCCGGATAAAACGGTGGCCGATCTGGTGAATACCCACGGCATCTCCATTGCATTCCGGGCCGGCATGTCCTTTGGATCCGCCCTGGTAGGTCCTTTGGGCAGCCGGGACCGGCAGATTGTCACCGGCATCGGCAAACCGGTCAACATTGCCTCCCGCCTGGAAAGTTCAGGTCAACAAAACGGGATTCACATCGAGAAAAACCTGCTGGAGATCCTTGAAAATGCTATTGTGGGTCCAGGCACTCCCGTATTGTGGCAACTGGCGGCATCCGATGCCGGTTCCCCGCCTCAACCCAATACCCCGTTCCTTGAATTTCTCACGGACCGCTTCCGCCTGGCACAGCCTGTGATTCGAAAAATGCCCCTGATTTCATACAAAGACTTTCTCAGTGACGACACCTACCTGATCTGCTGTGATCCGGCCGATGATGATCCGAATATGGAAAAAAATGATGTCTGTGCCGGTATTTAA
- the mfd gene encoding transcription-repair coupling factor has product MISNIIDHMLSPDSPLVLTRQHGSHKAWLAARIFKRLNRDLLVVLPDPGQTDTFVNDLQFFLPDRKNAILHFPSHAILPFKSLSHHRQTSLRRMAVLSKLSAPRTGPYLVVTSIDTLRCKLMPKTRLDQYAELVMANEETDRDALVHRLEAGGYHRVSLVEDPGEYAVRGGILDLFVPGMPRPVRMEFFGDLVESIRSFSPYTQRGIKELSEVIVIPATEAILLDQDQPHVLARLRSHAKAAGLDDAKIREYVTQIRQTGRFAGIETMLSMVYDTLDDTFDYLSDGFCVIWDSPENLAEKAVDYENRARQNFQTLTAEKRLGGDPDQCLVPFDQVAERIGQTPHLTFDDLALNRTRRGKAVFSFHPETIDILPGTLGMKHRSDTPLKPLVDWIDSRVTAGSKIVCVLHQDAQVQRLISLLAPYGLIPAPLKTIQEAESRAAGLYFVVGTLSTGFVLTDHHLVLITEEEIFGKKRVRRVMRSSRDLKTEMIAPEELENGDIVVHAEHGVGRYDGLVNLDVGKISQDFIKIVYQDEDTLYLPVDRMEMIGKYIGVDGHKPVLDKIGSKAWIKSKAKARKEVEKMAADLLDLYAKRKINKGFSFSQPDNYYQDFETTFPYEETRDQLKAIDEVHLDMESDTPMDRLVCGDVGYGKTEVAIRAAFKAVNDGKQVAMVVPTTILAEQHLATFRERFKNYPVNIAGLSRFRSRKDQTQILEQMSDGRMDIVIGTHRLLQKDVSFKSLGLLVIDEEQRFGVRHKEVLKKKRSTVDVLALSATPIPRTLHLSLTGMRDISVIKTPPADRQPIISYITPYEEAVIKDAINKELARDGQIFFVHNNIKTIFKVADNLKKLVPDARIGVAHGRLSEAELERVMLAFVNMEINLLVCTTIIESGLDIPSANTMIIDKAERFGLSQIYQLRGRVGRGDHQAYAYLFVSDESRISKDARKRLAALMEYRDLGSGFQIAMKDLQIRGAGTALGASQSGHIAAVGYDLFLKLLDQAVHDLKDDTHLEPLDPEINAGMSTGFPETYIESVSQRLTLYRRLSRLTSLSDISDMKKELMDRYGPLPRPAENMLLKIMFRVLAIQCGVQRLDIDPSALVLTFSLPHLPMPLPDLEKKWQPVARFQWIKKECVQFHLGFKPNQTAKALVKTKQILSAMTR; this is encoded by the coding sequence ATGATATCCAATATTATTGATCACATGCTGTCCCCGGACAGCCCCCTTGTACTCACACGGCAACACGGGTCCCACAAGGCCTGGCTGGCAGCCCGGATATTTAAACGTCTGAACCGGGATCTGCTGGTAGTATTGCCGGATCCGGGTCAGACAGACACATTTGTCAATGACTTACAATTTTTTCTGCCGGACCGGAAAAATGCCATTCTACATTTTCCCAGTCATGCCATTCTGCCATTCAAATCCCTGTCTCACCACCGGCAGACATCTTTGCGCCGGATGGCGGTATTGTCCAAATTGTCAGCGCCCCGGACCGGTCCATATCTGGTGGTGACCAGTATTGACACGCTGCGGTGCAAACTGATGCCTAAAACCCGATTGGACCAATATGCCGAACTGGTGATGGCCAATGAGGAGACGGACCGGGATGCCTTGGTCCACCGGCTGGAGGCCGGCGGATATCATCGGGTGTCTCTGGTGGAAGACCCCGGAGAATATGCAGTGCGGGGCGGTATACTGGACCTGTTTGTTCCTGGGATGCCCCGGCCGGTCCGCATGGAATTTTTCGGAGACCTGGTGGAGTCCATCCGCAGTTTTTCTCCGTATACCCAGCGGGGAATCAAAGAATTGTCTGAAGTGATCGTGATCCCGGCCACTGAAGCCATATTGCTGGATCAAGACCAGCCCCATGTGCTGGCACGGCTCAGGTCACACGCCAAAGCCGCCGGCCTGGACGATGCCAAAATCCGGGAATATGTCACCCAGATTCGTCAGACCGGCCGGTTTGCCGGGATCGAAACCATGCTTTCGATGGTGTATGATACCCTGGATGATACGTTTGATTATTTGTCGGACGGTTTTTGCGTGATCTGGGATTCTCCGGAAAATCTGGCGGAAAAAGCCGTGGATTATGAAAACAGGGCCCGGCAAAATTTTCAGACTTTGACGGCGGAAAAACGCCTGGGAGGAGATCCGGATCAATGCCTGGTGCCGTTTGACCAGGTGGCGGAAAGAATCGGCCAGACCCCGCATCTGACGTTTGATGATCTTGCCTTGAACCGGACCCGGAGAGGTAAAGCCGTATTTTCGTTTCACCCGGAAACCATTGACATTCTGCCGGGAACGTTGGGGATGAAACATCGGTCGGACACTCCGTTGAAGCCCCTGGTGGACTGGATCGATTCCCGGGTGACTGCCGGCAGCAAAATCGTGTGCGTGCTGCATCAGGATGCCCAGGTTCAGCGACTGATCTCGCTGCTGGCACCTTATGGCCTGATACCGGCCCCGCTGAAAACCATTCAGGAAGCAGAATCCCGGGCTGCCGGGCTGTATTTTGTGGTGGGGACCTTATCCACCGGATTTGTGTTGACAGACCATCACCTGGTGCTGATCACGGAAGAGGAGATTTTCGGCAAAAAACGCGTGCGGCGGGTCATGCGGTCCTCCCGGGACCTGAAAACCGAAATGATCGCTCCGGAAGAGCTGGAAAACGGGGATATTGTGGTGCATGCCGAGCACGGAGTCGGGCGGTATGACGGTCTGGTCAATCTGGATGTGGGAAAAATTTCCCAGGATTTCATCAAGATCGTGTACCAGGATGAAGACACCTTGTACCTGCCGGTGGACCGGATGGAGATGATCGGCAAATATATCGGTGTGGACGGTCACAAACCGGTGCTGGACAAAATCGGTTCCAAAGCCTGGATCAAATCCAAGGCCAAAGCCAGAAAAGAAGTTGAAAAGATGGCGGCGGACCTGCTGGATCTGTATGCAAAACGAAAGATCAACAAAGGATTTTCCTTTAGTCAACCGGACAATTATTACCAGGATTTTGAAACCACGTTTCCCTATGAGGAAACCAGAGATCAGCTCAAAGCCATTGATGAGGTGCATCTGGATATGGAGTCGGATACGCCCATGGACCGGCTGGTGTGCGGCGATGTGGGATACGGCAAAACCGAGGTGGCGATCCGGGCCGCATTCAAGGCGGTCAATGACGGAAAACAGGTGGCGATGGTGGTCCCCACCACCATTCTGGCGGAACAGCACCTGGCCACATTCCGGGAACGGTTCAAGAATTATCCCGTGAATATAGCCGGGCTGTCCCGGTTCAGATCCCGCAAAGATCAAACCCAGATTCTGGAACAGATGTCAGACGGCCGGATGGATATTGTCATCGGCACCCATCGGCTCTTGCAGAAGGATGTATCATTCAAATCCCTGGGACTGCTGGTGATTGACGAGGAACAGCGGTTCGGGGTCCGGCACAAGGAGGTTTTGAAAAAGAAACGCAGCACCGTGGATGTGCTGGCTTTAAGTGCCACCCCCATTCCCAGGACCCTGCACCTGTCTTTGACCGGAATGCGGGATATCAGCGTGATCAAAACCCCGCCCGCAGACCGCCAGCCCATCATTTCCTATATCACCCCGTATGAAGAGGCCGTTATCAAAGATGCCATCAACAAAGAGCTGGCCCGGGACGGCCAGATTTTTTTTGTTCACAACAATATCAAAACCATTTTCAAAGTGGCGGACAATCTGAAGAAACTGGTACCGGACGCCCGCATCGGTGTGGCCCACGGCCGGTTGTCCGAAGCGGAGCTGGAACGGGTCATGCTGGCATTTGTCAATATGGAGATCAACCTGCTGGTGTGCACCACCATTATTGAATCCGGCCTGGATATTCCATCGGCCAACACCATGATCATCGACAAGGCCGAACGGTTCGGCCTGTCCCAGATCTATCAGCTGCGGGGCCGGGTCGGAAGAGGGGATCATCAGGCCTATGCATACCTGTTTGTTTCCGATGAATCCCGGATCTCCAAAGATGCCAGAAAACGCCTGGCCGCGCTCATGGAATACCGGGATCTGGGATCAGGCTTTCAAATTGCCATGAAAGATTTACAGATCAGAGGCGCAGGCACGGCTTTGGGTGCGTCCCAGTCCGGACATATTGCGGCGGTGGGATATGATCTGTTTTTAAAACTGCTGGACCAGGCGGTCCATGACCTGAAAGATGACACTCACCTGGAACCGCTGGATCCGGAAATCAATGCAGGCATGTCCACCGGATTTCCCGAAACATATATCGAATCCGTGTCCCAGCGCCTGACCCTGTACCGAAGACTGTCCCGGCTCACATCTTTGTCAGATATATCAGACATGAAAAAAGAACTGATGGATCGGTACGGCCCATTGCCCCGGCCTGCGGAAAACATGCTGTTAAAGATCATGTTCCGGGTATTGGCCATTCAGTGCGGTGTCCAGCGGCTGGATATCGATCCGTCGGCCCTGGTGCTGACTTTTTCTTTACCGCACCTGCCCATGCCTTTGCCGGATCTGGAGAAAAAATGGCAGCCAGTGGCACGGTTCCAATGGATCAAAAAAGAGTGTGTTCAGTTTCATTTAGGTTTTAAACCCAACCAGACCGCCAAGGCCCTGGTTAAAACCAAACAGATCCTGTCCGCCATGACCCGATAG
- a CDS encoding EI24 domain-containing protein, producing MDFFRGIQYNIQGLTLSFRHPQLLWLGLLRFAVILILTVLFSGMILLNHDAIMSGIWTLPDSGVLVYVWHLVSWLLSLVLAALSVVAAYLVAQVCFNVFIMDYMSRVTEKIVLGKEISYADGSWFKLAGYLIFQEIPRAVIPMIITIVIMVAGFFTPLGPVIFFLSAITAGVFLAWDNTDLVPARQMRPFKDRFGFLRQNLGFHIGFGLLLIVPWFNILTLSFAPVGATLYHIHQLEKELK from the coding sequence ATGGATTTTTTTCGAGGCATTCAATACAATATTCAGGGGTTGACGCTGTCATTCCGTCATCCACAACTGCTGTGGCTCGGGCTGTTGCGGTTTGCCGTCATCCTGATTCTGACGGTGTTGTTTTCAGGAATGATTTTATTGAATCATGACGCGATCATGTCCGGGATCTGGACCCTGCCGGACAGCGGGGTTCTGGTCTATGTCTGGCACCTGGTGTCCTGGCTGCTGTCCCTGGTACTGGCCGCCTTAAGTGTGGTGGCGGCCTATCTGGTGGCTCAGGTGTGTTTCAATGTATTCATCATGGACTATATGTCCCGGGTCACGGAAAAAATTGTTCTGGGAAAAGAGATCTCCTATGCTGACGGTTCCTGGTTCAAGCTGGCGGGGTATTTGATTTTTCAGGAAATTCCCCGGGCCGTCATACCCATGATCATCACCATTGTCATCATGGTGGCGGGATTTTTTACTCCTCTGGGGCCGGTGATTTTCTTTTTGTCAGCCATCACCGCCGGGGTGTTTCTGGCCTGGGACAATACCGACTTGGTCCCGGCCAGACAAATGCGCCCTTTCAAGGATCGATTCGGGTTTCTGCGGCAGAACTTAGGTTTTCATATCGGGTTCGGTCTGCTGCTCATCGTTCCCTGGTTCAATATTCTGACACTCTCTTTTGCCCCGGTGGGGGCCACATTGTATCACATTCACCAACTTGAAAAGGAATTGAAATGA